actaggttaataggttagtcccaagaaatgatatataattgcatataaaacatccaaattgATACtatcatagcatggaacaatataaaaatatagatacgtttgagaGATATCAATGTTGACCTTCACAATTTTCTAGCTAAAGAGGAAATTGCCTAGTTGCAAAGATCTTTTGAAATGTGGCTCCTTAAGGGGGGTTAGGATACTACTCAGTTTCGTGTTATTGATAATGGTAGGAACAAACAAACACAATTTCTCCCTTGAGTGATTGTGATGTTACTATTGAGTGCATTGATGAGTTGCTTAAGCATGCTACTTGCTATCATAAAGAGTTGTTTGGACCTGCACCTAGTAACATGTACATTTATCTGATGGGTTGTGGGCTCCTAATGAAAAATATTGTAATCTAGATACCTTTCTACTAGCAGACGCTTCGGCAAGGTGGAAGTAAAACATGTTCTATTTTTAATGAAATCTAGTCATACCCTGTCCCTGATAATATACCCATAGAGTTTTTTCAAAACTATTGGGATTTGGTCAGTGAAGATGTCGTGCGTTTATTTGAATGTATTCATGTTGTTTCTCTAGAAGTTCAACAATTAAACTATGGTATTATTGCACTATAACCCAAACTTTCTGATGCAAACAAGATACAACAATTTTAGGCCCATTCGTTGATTGAGATGTTTTTACAAGCTTATCACAAAAGTTTTGATTGTTCGCCTTGAGCATTTTGTTGATATTTTGTTTAGAAGACACCAAAATGCTTTAATAAAAGTTGTGCCATTATGGATGGCATCATGACATTGCATGAAATCTTGCACCATACTTATGTGAACAAAATAAGAACCATTATTGTTCTTAAGCTATATTTTGGTAAGGCCTATGGCGAGGTCAACTGGGAATTCCTACTTGATTGTCATTATGTACGTGGGTTTGGCACTAAGTGGATTTGTTGGAATAGACATATTATGATCGACGGTGATGTATGTGTTAAACTGAACGTTGTAACTGGGCCCTACTTCCAGAGATCCAAGGGGGTGCACGAAGGGGACCGCTTATCTCCTTTTTTTAACCTGGCAACTGTGAGCCTCGCTAAAATTGTTACACAAGCACACTTTAATGGGCTTTTGACTGGGCTGGAAATTGATCTTGTTCCTAATGGCATTTATATTTTACAATACACCACAATACTGAGGACTATCCAGAATGAAatcatgtcaggtttaaaaagtaaTTGTAAAAGGTGAGGTGTGTGTGTTATTGGGGGTGATGAACCTACTATGGAAACTTATGTTGGGATCAATTTGTATATCAACTCCTTTCCTTTTAAATATCTAGGCATGCATGTAAGTTATGTTGGCCTAAAAGTGTATGACTGGAGCTTTGTTGATATTCAGTTACTTCAGAAATCGATTCTTGGGTTGGGTATGGCATGTCTATGGAAGGTCGTACTATATAGCTTAATTGTGTCCTATCCCACATCCATCTTATATATGTCAGTGTTTTTCATGAATGGAACTATGATTAAGAAATGGGATAAacctagaagaaaattcctttgGGAACGTTGTGgaaaaaagagatgtcatttggtgaaATGGGGCATTGTTTGTAGATAAAAAAAAGCAAAGGGGGCCTGGGTGTCAAAGATCTCAGGAAACAAAATATAAGTCTATGAGTCAAATGGTGGTGGAAATTTGAAAACAAACTATATATCTATTAGTCAAATGTTGGTGGAAATTAGATAAAGGGTAGCAGACTATGGCAAGAAGTTGTTAAAGCTAAATATTTGAAGAACTCTATTGTTTCCTCGGTTAAAGCTAAATATTAGAAAACAAAATATATGTCTATTAGTCAAATGTATGATTCTCCTTGTTGGAAGGCGATAATGAGAgtgaaagatttatatatggtggGTAGAGGGGGTTGTGCTAATTAAGGGTAATACTGCTAGACCATAGAAATGTATCATTTTTTAAAGTAGACCCTTTTGTGAGAAATTCCCTTTGCTTTGTGGTGTTTGTTCAGAACAAAATTGCACTATGGAAAAACTTGAGTCGCTTAATCCTGTAACATCCTTTAGAAGAATCCCCCATTATGGCTGAACAATGGGAGAGAATGGAAAATATGTGATGACGTACTATTCCTATATGTGATTTATCTGATGATATCATATGGAAACTTAACATAAATCATATCTACACTACTATATCTATGCATTGCTGGCTCGAAAAACATCTTGCTGGGGCTAATTTCAAATGGATCTAGAGCACTAAAATCCCTCTCAAAATTCATATTCCTATGTCAATTGTTTCAAAATGTTGTCCTTACCATGAAAGTTATAAGAAAAAGGCATTGGCCTCGAAACCCTACTTGCTCTTTATAAACTCATACTAGACTTCCCAACACATGTTCTTCTTGTGTCCGATCGCTAGAGTGGTCTGAAAAACCGCGGGTGTGGTGTTGGGGACTGATCTGTGTCCTAACTCGTTGTGGCATTGTTATGTGTGGATTTTTCCTTTCCTTTCTGGAGGTGAAAAACAATCGTGCCACTTTTGAGTACAACTGGACCAGAATTCCTTTCGAGATAGTGTTTACACCTTGTTCTTTCATGTTGTATTGAACAGGTATTTCGAAGCCAAAGTTGGTTGATGTTGTGAAGCATGTTGGTAAGGTGCTAAAAGAGATTGCTACATAGATGATGCTAATGGTGTGGATGTCGTGTTGTTGGTCTGCTATAGACATTTGTGTTTGGACCCAATAGTCGGCGAACGTTTGTCGGGAGGGGTGGCATTTACGAACGTCTtttctggcagtttcttcagagacGCATGGTAATTTTTCAGAGGCGCATGGCATTTTCTGGAAGCAAGAAAATTTTGCGACAAAAACATGCAGAATTTGCCATCTCCTGCCACCTAAAAATGCCATCAAAAGGCGTTTGTTTGTCATCCCCTCCGGGGGAACGTTCACCAATTAGTATTTTCGTTGTGCTTTTGGGTAGTTGTCGCGTCTTGGTTTGGATGGGAAATCATTTTTGTCCGTAATATTTTTATGTGGTTGGTACTGCTTAATAGGTCTAGTTTTTCTTGATGACGTCTAGTTTTTTCCATGCGGTGGGTTTTCTCATAGCGCCCGAACTCATTGTTTTCTCTTCCCCGCGGCCCTGCCCATGTTATCTCTCTCTTGAGTAGCCCGGTTTGAAGGGAGGAAAACATTCCACCACAACATACTGAATTTTTTCTGCAGATCGAATCAAACCAAATCGCACAAATCTAGCACCATTCGTATGTATACGTGATCATAAAGCTGCGACTTTATTATTGTTATATTTATTATTCCACTACTCACGCGGCCGTCCCATCGCAGGCAGATGCACACGTACACGGCCGTACACACGGTCGTTTACGTGAGAGTAAGCTTGGTGCGGGGACACCGCAGACAACAGGCAACAACGACAGTattcatggatggatggatggacggacggacggatgGAGGATCGTCCGCAGCGGCCAGCGACGAGGCAGCTAAGAGCTGCTAGTTCTTGAGGAGGTAGTCGTCGAGGTCGTGGAAGGTCTTGGCGGCGGTCTCCTTGATGACGTCCGGCTCGGGCACCTCGTCGCTGGCCTTGTCGAAGTCCATGGTCCAGTTCACCACCGCGCCGGCGCCGTCGGCGCCCTTGTCGGTCACCTGCACCGTCACCCTGAAGTTCTTGTAGAAGCTCACCAGCTCGCCGTCCACCACGCTGTACGACACCACCTTCTTCTCGTCGTCCGCCACCTCCACCTTCTCCTTGGCGAACGTCACCATCGGAACCCCTGAAGGCACGCACCCAATGCTCACGTTACATATATATACTGATACAAGCTCCGGATATGTGGATCGTTTCACGGCGCACGTACCCTCGGTGTACTTGATGAGGCGGACGGTGCCGGCGGACTTGCCGTCGCCCTCCACGGTCTCGATGCTCTTGTACTGCTCGGGGAAGATCTTGGGGAACAGCTCCGTCGACTCGCGCATCGCCGTCCACAGCTTCTCCGCCGGCGACTTCACCTCCACCACCAGCTCGACCTTGGACGCCATCGATCGATCGACCGGGATGCAAGGTTGCAACGCGTTCAAAGCTCTTGCCAGCTACTTGAGCAGTGAAGTGACTGTGGTGCTTGTGGTTTGTCCATGGCGAGAGCTTGTGACCTTATATAGATGATCGAGCTAGTAGTGTTCTCCAGAGGGGGAGGGGGTAGTACCTGTGGGTGCTACTTGCGCTGCCCATTGAAGATTTTCCGGCAAGATCCATCTACCCTTGTCAGGCTCCAATTTATGGCGTCGGTGCCAAGGATCAATGTATATTCATGGTGGTGATAATTCAGAGCAAACGCACAACCGTCTGCATGTGAGACTGGCTGTACAGGGGTGGAATTCTTGATCTGAAAAAGTGGGCAATAACACTGGTCTGGTTTGCGGTTGGAACCAGGGCCCCCATAAATATAAAGTCTGAAATGTTTGATGGACTGATCAATATGTCAGTGATCTTCCCACAAATCAAATCAAGGTGATAGAAGCAGCGGCGAGAGTAGGTGATTAGTTAGCCCCTGAACAGGTTATAGAGTAACACTAAAATTTGTAGAAACAACAGGAGTCgattatttatatatttttttccgAAAAAGGGAGCACCTCAGCCTCTATCAAGTGATGCCCACGGCCATAGTATTTTATACACCACAACCATATATTATCAATTGTTGATAATACTGAACAAATCAGCTTGCAAAGAGAGAAAAAAACTCGAGGCCATCCACCACCTGGGATGCATCACCAGTTCACCACATCATCCCCAAGCAGATAAAGGGTACAACACTGATGTCAGACCAAAGGTATCACACTTTAACAGATCTTTGAACCAACATCTTCAATAAGTAACGACGCGGAGGCGACGACGCCCCTGATTAAGCCGGAAAGTTGGATCATGGGTTTCACCCTGAGAAAATACACCCGCCAGCCCAAAGGTCTGCACTGCAGTCATGCCCCAGAGTTTTACACTACATACATACAAACTCATAGCAGCCGCACATAATTACTTGGCCGGACGACTCAGGCCGCCGCGTCGTCCACCTGCTGCCTGCGCCGCATACTGGACtccttgatcttcagcagctcgtCGCAGACAATCCACGGGAAGCTCCAGAACTGCTTCTTTCCCGGCCGTCGGTGTTCCGGGTGATAAGTCACGCGGTACCACGCCGACGCCCACCTTGACGCCTCTGCCTTTGGGCGGCTCCTGAACCAACCCTGCACCTCCTTGTGCAGGCCCTCCACCGAGTCGATATGCGGTCCTTCATCTCGAAGTACCTCTTGTTGTCCTTCTTCAGGTACAGGAGCCTATTCCGGATGTTGCCCGTCAGGATCTCGTCCTCATGCTCCGCACCATAGTAGCTCATCAGGGTGCTCAGCTTCTCCGCGTACAGGTCGTAGAACTCCTCCGCGGATGCCAGGAATTCCTCGAAGCCAGGGACCTCTAGGTCAGGATCGAACGCGGGGCTAGATTGAGCCGAGGACGAGGGGGCAGGAGCGCTCTGCATACGGCTCGCAGCCGCTCGGTAGAGCTTGCCGAGAGCTCCGTTGGAGATGTACGTTGGTTTGTCCCACCGTTCCATGAAGTCGGGGTACTCCTTTGGTCTCAGTGACCGGGGCATTTCAGCTGGAGCTCCTGTCTTGGCAAAGTCGACCGCCATCGAATGCAAAGCAGCTAGCTGGAGGCACTCAGGGCTCCGGGCTTTCATTGGATGACGATCCGCGTGGACCAAGTGAGCAGTTGAGATTGCACCGAGCGAGTCATTTATCATGTAATCCACAAAGTACTTCTGAATTTCCTGCAGTTCATCAGGTGTTCTTATAAGATTACAGGTATAAACATGTCAGGCAAGGAAAATACATGTGCTTGTTGAAAAGACAACTTTGAACTGCTTATTGGAGCTAACtggtaaatactccctctgttcctaaatatatgacgttttggCAGTTCATTTGAATGGCCAAAACGTcatgtatttaggaacagagggagtagttgtgaAGCTATCAAGGTTAGATATATACATTGAAGAGCATTTTAAAGCCAACACCACTTTAAAACTCAATCATGCACAACTGTTTTCATTAGAGGATGGCAAAAATGTCTTTCTTTCCGAAATAAGTACCCACATTTCTAAAGAACGTTATTAACTGTGCATGGCGaaaaaatcaaaaaagaaaaaactgtGCATGGCGAGCATATATTTGGTCCAAAGCATTCAAAATTTTGTGCTGTTATTCCATCCTGGCTGAGTTCGACGCTCGTAGCCAGTTCGCTCTGGCTGTAGGCATGCACCCAGTTTTTGCGAAAGAAATGTTTTAGAAAGATGTAAGGTGCCTCAAGATAATAAATCTCTAAAGTTACTAAGCTCCCCCGAAATATACCGCCCTCAGCGATCTGGCTTTTTATCATTTTGGTCCCACTGGTCAGCTGGCGTTGACACAATCTAAACTGCCTTCGACTAAGGTGCCCTGGATCGCTGCTTTGGAGGGGGGCGGGGGCTTTGAGGGGAGGTGCTGCTCCAACCAGCCACCACATCGACAACCAAAGGAACCACTTAGTACTGTGGTTACCTCATTCGCATCGACATCAGGTGTTCATCCCTGAAGGTAAAGTTCCCATCCTTAATCTGATGGTTTGCTATAGCTCTTAATGGAGTTACATATAGTTCCATTCAATCCATCAAGGGTTGTTGGCACGTCTTCATGTAGCGGCCGATGGGCCTTTGGTCGTTCGATTTATTGGGGGTAATCAGTGGAAGATGGACTCTAGCTCGGGCTCACATGGTGCGGCGAAATCGGCCTGAGGCACTTAGCACACAGGGATAGAGAAAACAGAAAGGCAGGAAAGGAGTGGTCGGACAGACTTAGTGTTGGAATTTTCAGGTTACTTGCCTTATTTGTCCACTCTAATTAAATTAGTAAACGAGCTGTAAACTTAATTAAACCTGACATGGGTGCAGTATAGAATGCTTGTGTGCCATTTTGTGTACAATCACGCCGTCAGGTTCTTGATGTGTTCAGTTACGCAAGCTCAAAATAGGCTAATATTATCACAAAATTTTCAGCAGTGACCACTTAGAATGTTTGTCAGGCTACAAAGAATTGGAAGATAGAATGCACTTTTCACCAAATTTGGAAAGTGCACAGCTCAGTCTGGCATTATTGCTTATTGATAACATCCTGGATTTGTCATGTGGTCATGTTGTGGTTTAAGAAAATAACTTTTCGTCGGACCTAAAAGAGTTATAGAGCAGTCAAAAAACTAGACCACAGGGACAAGAAAGAGACAAACatggaaagaaagagagaaaataaaagatgtgaagaaatataagagtgtttagatcactactttagtgatctaaacgctcttatatttctttacagagagagtaGATCCTACACTGCAGTTTTTCCTTCCCGTTTTGTCAACTTCAAAACCTAGCTAATATATCTTGCCAGGTTCTCTGGGAACCCATGAACCCATAGGCAATCAATAAAAAGTTGTTCAAAATGAATGATTTTAGCCTGTGATTTGTTTGCATCAGAAGTTTTGTTTAAAGAATTCCTTCTTTGATGATTTATAACAATGGAAAACGGTGCGGCGAAGTGCACATTTTCTTCTAGTATTATCGAAATGCTACAGATTGTAAAAAACTGAGATTTTCATTATATTTGCAATTGCAAGTATAAAAATTGATATTAGTCAAATAAAACAATCTTCGGTAAATTAGCAGCAACAACCTAGTAAGAGAAATTAAAATGAATA
The window above is part of the Triticum aestivum cultivar Chinese Spring chromosome 2A, IWGSC CS RefSeq v2.1, whole genome shotgun sequence genome. Proteins encoded here:
- the LOC123189479 gene encoding MLP-like protein 423, whose product is MASKVELVVEVKSPAEKLWTAMRESTELFPKIFPEQYKSIETVEGDGKSAGTVRLIKYTEGVPMVTFAKEKVEVADDEKKVVSYSVVDGELVSFYKNFRVTVQVTDKGADGAGAVVNWTMDFDKASDEVPEPDVIKETAAKTFHDLDDYLLKN